A genomic segment from Candidatus Woesearchaeota archaeon encodes:
- a CDS encoding serine O-acetyltransferase encodes MLEDLRSIYKNDPAARGLEAILYPGLHAIVIHRYISHPLYKIKLRFIARLISQIMRFLTQIEIHPGAVIGRGLFIDHGAGIVIGETAEIGKNCVMFHKVTLGGTGKHIGKRHPSIGNNVMLGTAATLLGPIQVGNNVKVGAETFIINHDVPDDCTVAGAPGRIVRLNKKRVNMKLKKSNYTNI; translated from the coding sequence ATGCTCGAAGACCTAAGAAGCATTTACAAAAATGACCCGGCTGCCAGGGGGTTGGAAGCTATACTATATCCCGGCTTGCATGCGATAGTTATTCATAGATATATCAGCCATCCGCTTTATAAGATTAAATTAAGATTCATTGCGAGGCTGATATCTCAAATTATGCGTTTCTTAACGCAGATTGAGATACATCCAGGAGCTGTAATCGGCAGAGGGTTATTTATTGACCATGGTGCAGGCATAGTTATTGGCGAGACTGCAGAGATTGGAAAAAATTGTGTAATGTTTCATAAAGTAACTCTTGGCGGGACAGGAAAGCACATAGGAAAAAGACATCCGAGTATTGGCAACAATGTGATGTTAGGCACTGCTGCAACCCTATTGGGCCCTATTCAGGTAGGTAATAATGTAAAAGTGGGAGCAGAAACTTTCATAATAAATCATGATGTGCCTGATGACTGCACTGTGGCAGGAGCACCCGGAAGAATTGTAAGATTGAATAAGAAGCGGGTAAATATGAAACTAAAAAAATCCAACTATACAAATATTTAA